Within Lolium rigidum isolate FL_2022 chromosome 5, APGP_CSIRO_Lrig_0.1, whole genome shotgun sequence, the genomic segment ttgttttttttcgaaaaggaagGTAAGGAATATACGTTGTACTGAGCTCATAGACAACAACCAGAGACGCACGTACACGCCACCGTACAAACATATAAAAAATCGTACGATATTAAAATAAATACTGCACTCACCATCATCCTGAAGACGCGCTGTAGCATATGCTGCCCACGTCTATGATGCCGCTGAGGGCTCGCAGTCCCAGCTACACCTGCATGAACCTGGCAAAACATACGTGGCCTCATGGAAAAGGAACAGATCGCGCCATGGGATCGAATAGCATAATGAGGGGCATTAGCATGTGTGTCCCCTTATCTCGAGTGATCCCGTATTCAATTCCACGGGATACCGGCTCGCTCATGTGCCTGGAGGACACCAAACCTGCTTGCATTATCAGAGAGAGATTGGGCAGGTGAGCTGCATGCATGATTGAGAAATGGGAAATTAAGAACCTAAGCTGCGTGGCTACCTCCTCGTGGCCGGGGTTTAATATGCCACACTTGGGCACACCTCACAACCAACCAACAAGTGCATGCATGTTGCAGATCGCCGTACCAGCTAGTACTGCAGTAGTTACTGTGATCTAATGAATTTTGCCATTTTTCAACTAATAAGGGCATAAAATTAAGCTAACTAAAAGTATGTTAATGCCCCGGCAAATCAGATGGTTCTATTTTTCAACCTTTCTAACAGGAACCCGTCGTTCACAACCGCTGCTGAAGGATTCCTTGACAATTTAAAGATTAGTAGTTCTTTTGTCCGAAAAAAGATTGGATTTGGTCTTATAAATACGCAAGACCCTTCAAGCATCGTGCCTAGAAATGTCTGTATAGCTATTCGACCCTCACAAGCACAAAAAAGCATGAAGTATCTTGAGGAGGATATCAACATGGTTTCCAAGATCATTTTGACCATTTCATCATATAAAAAAGAGTATGCATATGTTTAGATAGATCTAGTATTGTGTAGGTAGGTTAGTATTGTTCCTGTAATGATGGTAGAAAACGACCTGGATTGTGATTAAGAGGGAGTAGAGTGCATCATTTTGGTCAAAGTTTAGAATGCAATTTATAAAGTTATATAGAGTTAACTACAACTGATTCCAACTGATACCTACTGGTCAACTGTTCCCTAATTTGATCATGAAAAGCTATAGAAGTACGTACATTGTATTCCCTGTCTTTATTGCCTAGCTTTATGCGCATGTGTGCGTAGAGAAAACAACATCAGAACAGATTCTAGGGATTAGCAGGAAACAGGGAGGAACTACAAGGACCAAGGGATCTTACACATAGTGGGGAAGAACTTGGGGACAAAAATCTGTATCATCCTGTTCACGAACTTGTTGGAAattggagaggagaggagaggatctATGTGAAGGCCTGAAGGTCCAATCTTGATCCTATTTCCAATTTCAGTGTTTGAATTTTTTGGCGTTTGGGAACTTGGAGCTCTCAGCAGGCCACGTGAGATTACAATCAACTATAGCACTGCAAATAGCAATAAAATCATTTAAGTATTAAACTTTGAAGAGAAAGAATTAGAATAAGAACAGGTCTAATATAAGAAATTAAGAAGGAACTGATGCAATGAACGGAGCGATTAATGATGAGATCCGTTAAATCACCGTTATGATTTGATTCTGGACAGGACCTGCTGACATAACAAACTTGGCCCCTCCGGTTTCTCCAAAGGCTGACAAACCGAATAACAACATTAATTAACATAATAACATAGATtagtgagcacacacacaatgtatCTAGCCATGTAATGACATGTAAAACCATGTGATCGAATGGCTGTCTCCAAAGAAGCAAGCAAAGCGACATTGATCGTTTTATCCCTAATAGTTTACGGAATCTGATACAGATCTGCCGCTAAAGTTATAACAAAACAGATCATCTTAAGGCTATGTGCTCCACTCCTCCAACACCAAGAGGTGCTTCCCATATGCCTAATGCATGGTAAAGAAGCACTAATCTCCAAACGGCATCATATATATCTACCAAAAGGAGCAGAGTAATGGACAGTCGCTTTACCCCCACGCAAGCTGCCCACTGTGCCGTGCCCGGACCAGACCGGGGCAGGTTGTCCTACGCCAAAGGTTTGAATGGAAATAATATCTTACAGCCACAACTCAATTCAATTCATTGTGCGCGAGTCCAACCAAAACCAGCTCGGTTACTTTGCTTGAAGGCCTTGCCAATGCCACCTCTTAAGAGGTGGTCAGCCATGCCAATGAATGAGACAGGCCTGACAAAACCCTTGATTGTGTTGAATCTGATATCAAGAAAATGGCTGGTGCTAGCGTACTCTATAGTGCACACGGCCCATACACCTCAGATGTCACATCTCAAAAGACCACTACTACCCTGAACAAGTTATTGCCTACCAGCTACCCCAAGTGGACAACAGGTTTAAGAAGTAGCGCTAGTACCAATCTATCGGTCCCTAGGGAACCTCCATGTCTACACAAGTTACAAATGGGATGGACTCTTATTGGAAACTGAATTTCTAAACAAACCAGGACTTTCTTGCACCATCCCAAGGCCAGATAGTAGATGTCCAGCACTGCACTGCTGCACCAGAGACCTGGACTGGACCTCTACAGGTTAAAATGAAGAGTTAAGGGGTCATACTACATCACATTGCATAGGCCCCAACAAACCCAGGCACATGGAGCCATGATGGGGCCTACCCTACTGCACCCCCTGGACGGCTGTGATTAGGCCACAATGGCCAGGCACCAACTTTTAAGTACCACCACCTGATCATTCCTCATCAGCTACGCTGAAACTATATATTCTAACCTCAGCACCTTTGAAGCCCTTTCACTTTGATTCTTCCTGTCTAGCTAGGTTAAATACTAGCAGTAGCACTACCCTTCATTTGTTCAGGATCAAATGCACCAAGTCCTCCTTGCGTAAATACCAATATATTATATGCAGACACTAACTAGACACCTCCAAGCCATGTAAAGTTCGGGAGGCTATAAATGCCTAGCTATGACATATGCATGGTTCTCACAACACACCATCGTCctgcctctcctctcctctcctcttctcttcactACCCAACTTTTGCATAGACAAGAACATCTAGGTAGCTTTCCTCCAGAGCAGCAATGGCCATGCACCCTCTCTCCCAGGGGCACCCACAGGCCTGGCCATGGGGGGTAGCCATGTACACGAACCTGCACTACCACCACCAGTACGAGAGGGAGCACCTGTTTGAGAAGCCCTTGACGCCCAGTGATGTGGGCAAGCTCAACAGGCTGGTGATTCCCAAGCAGCACGCGGAGAGGTACTTCCCCCTGAACGGCGGTGACTCCCCCGGCGAGAAGGACCTGCTCCTGTCCTTCGAGGATGAGGCCGGCAAGCCATGGCGATTCCGGTACTCGTACTGGACGAGCAGCCAGAGCTACGTGCTCACCAAGGGCTGGAGCCGGTacgtcaaggagaagcagctcgaAGCAGGAGACGTCGTGCACTTCGAGAGGGTGCGCGGCCTTGGCACCGGCGACCGGCTCTTCATCGGCTGCAGGCGCCGTGGCGAGagcgcgccgccaccgcctgtGCGTGTACCTCCACCAGCTCTGAGCGCCGGGGAGCAGCAGCCTTGGAGCCCGATGTGCTACAGCACGTCGGGATCATACCCTACCAGCCCTGCCAACTCCTACGCCTATCGCCGCTCGGTGGAGCAAGATCACAGCGACATGCTGCATGCAGGTACAGCACTCAAGAACAAAGCACTGCTGATAGCATGCAACAAAACCATCTCTTACACCATTCTCTGGTGAACTCTTGCAGGTGAGTCGCAGAGAGAGGCAGACGCCAAGAGCAGCAGTATGGCATCAGCGCCGCCGTCGAGACATCTCCGGCTGTTCGGCGTCAACCTCGACTGCGGTCCGGAGCCAGAGGCAGAAGCAACGACGCCAATGTACGACTACACCCACCAGAGCCCCTACGCTGCAGTGGCCATGGTGCCAACTTACTGGTGAGTGCTGTAAACATCACGAAGTTCAATTGCATTCATTTTGTAGTACTACTGTTGTTCTAAACCTTGAgaataaaataaaaactaaatACCATAACTATGCTAAATACACATTTTTTTCCATAACAGGGGCAGTTCATAAGATGATGAAGAGATCTGAAGCCATGCTTGCAGGATCCTAACAACCAGCGGTGAAACTAGTTACTATATCAGCCAACTAGGCTACTAGTAGTACTCTGGACTAAGTGACAGGCTTGCATTGACCCTTGGAACGAaaaggaagacgaagtggggagaTCCCTTGTTTCCCGGGCAATCTCCCTCCCATAGTTGCCCTTTttttctatgttttcttcttgtcTTCCAGAAACCCTGCTGGATCATAGTACGGGGCCCTTAGCAGGTGGCAGGTTTCAGGAAACATCAggttgaaaaggagagggagtgagagagatagagatagagggaTGGTGGCACACATGAAAAACAAAAGGACATGCTTGCAAGCATGTATGTATGTGTCATCTGTCTGTAGTGGGTCCAAGAACAAACTATGAAGCTGATGTATCATCTCCTGCCTCCTGAAGAAACAAAGTAATATCCCCCATGGGGATTTTTGTTCTCTCCCTTGTCTAAAATCTCACCTCTTCTAGTACTGTTGTTCTACATCTCATGCAATCAAATTGGTTCAATGTTTTCAAGTCAATTCAATGCATTCACCTTACTACCttctccaaaaaaaattcaatgCATCCATTCACCAAACATAAGCAATGAGTGAGTGTACGTGAAATGCAATACTACAAGGCAATATAATAAGGAGGGCAATGCTATAGCGAAGATTGATACGATGCCAAAGGACCATTAAAGAATTGATGTACCACAAGTGATGCCGACACCTGGGGATGTCCATGTCCTGATCTTTTACTATTCTATTAGTAGCCGGTCTCCGCCTTTTTGTTCCCTCGGGAAGGAAAGGCTCGGCAGAAGTTTTATGTGTGCAAGTGGGTTCAATTTGCCCTAGTAGGATACAAAGAAAAAGGTTGGCTAAGTTGATGGTCTAAGAGGCAAGTTTCTCAGACATAAAAAAGCCACTAGGCACCAATAATCAACAAGATTCCCGGCAGCAAGTATCAAAAGAAAAATTGGAAATCTGTCTCCTGCTTTAGTTGCCTATGTTAGAAAGGCTTTTAGTACGAGGCAAACTACAGGTTATTGTTCTGGCCGGCCGGCGAATTATTGAAAGTAGTAGATGCCTGGAGAAACATGGCCTAACTATACTGTGTGGCGCTATCAGCTCTTAACAAGGGTCAAACAGTAGCTAGCTGTATAACAATTTTTGCACTCGTGTCCTCTTGTGAAACACATACCAAAGATAGAAAAACAAAGTAGCTGAAGGATCTAGAGTAAAACTCTCTGTTACATAGGTCACCTAATTTCATGTAACAGCTCATCTTAGTATGCAGACTGCACAACTGCAGGTCGCCTGAGCGGTATAGAGGCaattctcttcttaattaatagactgAGGCAAAGCGTTTGCCcccgtttttttttttaaaaaagcaaTTGATAAATGTGGTATGGACGGATTAGAAACACGGTACTAGAGTACTGACCTGGATCAAAGAATGAATGAGATGCAGGCTTTAGAGTCATCTGAATGGAACTTGCAGCAAATTGTGGTTGTGATGATTAAACTTATATAGGTTAATGACCGTATCAACAGCAAGATATCCTGTCTGCTAGCAAGAACAGGAGCCATGTGCAGCGGGACTTTACGTAATGACAGTGAACCTTAtccggggcaccccagggctgcatgATTAACGCCTTTGAACACCAAATAGTTATATTAACATTAGTACAAAGAGTCATGTGAGTGCCATAATGGTAAAGTAGACCCTCACCTGGTCTACTTAACACATACCAAGAAAAAGAGATTGTctttttaatgtaaaagaatagatTTGTCAAAGGATGCAACCACTAAGTACAAACTAATCACGTCACCCATGTAAATTATACTACAGCAAAAGCTCAAGTTTCATTTCAACGTGAAAGTCTGGGCTAGATCGGATATGAAGGTTTGGACAGTTTGGTTGCCAATACAGAGCAACAAAACTAAGCCAAATTGTGGGTTTGCCTCAATCTAGGTGCCCAAATTGGCTGTTCAGTTTCgttaaaaaattaaataaaaaatagcCCAAGAAAACATAATCTTACCAAATTTTGGCATCAAATTAAGCATGGGACAATTCTATTCGAAGTTCCAGAGTTTGGTAGTACAATGACCAGACAGCTATAACCAAGAATAAATATGACAATGTGACGAGAGTAAATCAGTAGGCGAGCAACGGAAACCACCACCGGATTAGACAACCATATGCTTGACTACCAAAGGACTGACTCAAATAATAGGCGTGTAGGGGGGCAACTCAAACTGGGCGTAGAAAAAAAATGATTCCTACGTGGGAGGGGCCACGTGGTATTTTGATAGCAGGGATACAACATCACCGAAATTGCGAGCATGAGGACTCGAACTCGGGTGGGTGGGAAGGCATCAACCCCTCCCCACCACTAGGCTATGCCTTAGTCTGTCAAACTGGGCGtagagaatgctatgatatacccATCAGGCATCAGCCACAAGATCTCTTTTCCTTTACAAGAAGCTGCAACCTTCACGAAGTTCATGATGTATGGTCCACAAAATAATGGCTAACCTGATGAATGGTCCTCTCTCATATGCATTGTTTTCCCTTTCCATGGGGCCTGCTAGTGGTTCTAGCCGCCAACTTTTGTACACAAGCAGTACTTTCCTTGAGAAACAGATGTAACATGCGGGAGATGGCGAGTGGGGACTGTGCAGATGCGAAACTATGCACAGCTGGCAAGTTCGCAAGGATGTCAAATGACAAGGACAGAAATCAATTTTTAGAGAACAAGGACAGACAGCTTTACTGTATTGAATTATGGATACTAACTAGCGGTTCTGCTATGTTATACTGTAGTACACAGAGATGAAAAGATTTAGGTATGCCTCAAAATAACAACATACTAGTCTAACTAAGAAACATGACCAAGAGGATGCGACCAAAAGAGAATTAGATTAACGGAAATGGAAGTGGCAAGATCCGTCAAAAAATGTGGACAGTAAGTATCAGACAGCACATACTGTTTCAGTGCTGCACAGAAGAAACCTCGGGAGATACGGTAAAAAATGGGGGACATTGTGTTTGGAGTTATTTCTAAAATAACCAATTCTTTTGTCCTTGTCATGCGAAAAGCCTAGAATGGCAGATTACTATGAATCGTGAATCGAAAGCTCACAAAAAGGTATAATTGTACAAACATACTCAGAGGGACTTGGTTCTCAATTTGAAAGTTATAACAAATAATTGCTACCGTAAATGCAACAAATATGGATTGGATTTGATGGTTACAAGAGTAATAATGCCACAAACTCCCAGTGCAAATTATGTGCAGATGCAAGGTATTTAATACTATAACATAAAGAATGAACTTCTTCAGAAATAGAATATGACAGGAGCAGTGCTGGAAAAGGACATCAAGATATACCGCTTTCGGAGTTCATCATTTTTGAAGTGGAAAGAATGATGAGATGATTCGATCATAAGGAGCTGAAACCACAATGTTCATCAGTTGGTACAGTTCTCAATAATTACACTGGTAGTGCCGAGTAAGTGGCATAGCAGGCTTCTTCAGCCACTGAAATCAGCAAGTGTCGAGGTTGGAAGAAATCCATTTCCCATGTGTATTGCTGTACGAACAGATCTTGCATCCACTCCCCATGTATATCTTTACTGGACCACCAACCAATGTGGCTCGTCATGTATGAAAAGAATACAGTGTACAAGATAGCTGACACAGTTTATTCAGTCCATCAAGTAGTTGCATCTGCATCCATTTTTATACGGAGATCAGATGATAGTGTTTATATTACATCCATTGGGCCAACAACATGACATTATTGACTTGAATGGCAAAGCTATCAAGAAATCAGTCCTGACATAGATCTTTGGTGCGGCAGTGCCACTACTGAGAGGCAATAATTTGCTAGATGAAGACAGTACCACTGTTAGATAGTTGCACTCTCCATTCAGTCCAAAATCACCAAAAGTCCCCACAAGAACATGAGCCATTCTTAAAGTGGTGAAATCTATTGGTATCTCTGACAATGACTAGACGTTCGGTAATATGGGCTGCAACCTTCATGAACGAATGACAGTCTCCGCAGATCCTAAGGTTCTTGTGTATTATTATTGGCATATTAGGAGGCAAGCAAATTAAACCAAAAGCAAGTGCTAACTTCTCGCTATGGTATTTAAGCAGCTCCTCTTTTTGGTCGTCATGAACATCATGCAGATCACATTCTATTTTGGTTCTGCGAGCAATTTTTCTCATATCATCATAGATTTCCTCTAACTTATTATGTATATCTGTGATTTCTGGATGCTTTCtctctccaacaacaaagacatgAATTTTTCCCTTTGCCTCAATCCAACTCCTGCCTGGTTCTTTCTTTGCACCACTATCCTTCAAATATTTCCTTGACATCGCAACATTTTCCCAGTTCCCGCTGGCAGCATATACATTTGAGAGCAAAACATGATTCCCTCCATTGTCAGGCTCAAGTTGAAAAAGCTGCTCAGCTGCTATTCTGGCCAGTCTACTGTTAGTGTAGTTCCTGCATGACCCAAGCAAAGATCCCCACATAGAGGCAGTTGGTTCAAATGGCATTTTGTGAAGCAGTTCCCAGGCCTCATCAGTCTTCCCAGATCGTCCCAGAACATCAACCATGCAAGAATAGTGAAGGACATTAGGTTCAACAGTCTGATCAGACATTAGCAGGTTAAAGTAGTGACGACCCTCTTCAACTAAACCTGCATGACTGCACACAGATAACACGGAAAGATAGGTCACTTCGTTCGGAAAAAGCTCTAACTGGTGCATTTTCTCAAACAGAATCATAGCTTCCCAAGAATGGGCATGCCTCGAAAAACCAGCAATCATTGCATTCCATatgacaacattcttatgttccatgtaagCGAATACTGCATAAGCTTTTTCAATCTGACCGCACCTTGCATATAAATCCACAAGGGATGCTGCCACAAACAAGTTCCCATGAAAACCACATTTCACGCTAACTGAATGCAGTTGTGTCCCTTCAATTTTTGATGCTAAGCTTGCACAAGCGCTAATGACAGCAGAAAGAGTGAATTCAGTCAATTCTACTCCTTCGCTTTGGGCACTCCGAAATAAACACAATGCTTCTTCGTGAAGGCCATTCTGCACATATCCTGCGAACAATGAACTCCATGTAACTCCAGTCTTATAAGGCATCATCTCAAAAACCCAGCAGGCATCCTTAATCATATTACATTTTGCATAAACATCTAGAATTGCTGTTCCAACAAAGCTATTGGAGTCCAGCGCGAGCTTGAGCGCAACAGTGTGTAATTGTCTGCATTCATTGATGGCATATTTTGCAGCGCATGCACAGATTGTGCTGGATAAAGTAAATTCACTCAGCGGTGTCCCTTCCTGGTGCATTCTTGAAAAAAGCTTCAGAGCTTGTACATCCTCTCCGCTGCGAGTATATCCAGCAATCATGGTATTCCACGAGACTATGCTTCTGACAAGCATTGCATCAAAAACATAACGAGCGCAATAGTTCCGGCCACATTTCGTGTACAGGTTGATTAGAATATTGCAGGTGAGAGTATCTGCAACCAGACCAAGTTGAACGGCCAGCCCATGGCAGCTTTTCCCAACCAAGAGGGACCTCCTCTTGGCACATAGTTGCATACGTTCATGGAGCGCAAACACATCAATCGAATTTCTGTCAATCCTAGCAAGCCATTTATCCTTCAGAGAATTGGTATGGCTCCACTTGCTACAAAAGAAACGAGCAGCGAGGTACAGTCCAGAGCATACTACACTCGGAGCCTTCTTAGGCTTATAAATGGAAGGGTAGTTAAACCGAAATCCCATCCATGCAAGTCGCCTAGTAATGCATTGAGAATATTACTGAaaaaaaggagaaacttcgccaatcAAACTTGAACTGTTTACGGATGACTCACAGAAAGGACAATTAataagaaaaaaacaatgctcGGATTCTTGCCTGCTGTTAAGAGCACATCACTTCTCTGCAGGATGGCATCCACCTTTACAGCTTTGTGATGctacaatctcttgaagaaacagCAAGTCAGCAAGAACAATACGACATGATCCTGTGAATAAAATGCATACTGGTAAAAGGATACGATCTTTTCATGACAAAGGCATAAGGTGATTCGTTCTGTTGGTGAACACATAAATATAtccaaaaatagaaatatttgatACAAATAGGAAAAAAGAACAAGGAAATAACGACTGCTTATATAGGTCTGTCATGGCACAAGAGCTTGCGGGCGTCGATACTTACACCGATAGGTCTGTCGATCGTTGGGGCACTCCGTCGAACATCGTCAGCGCGCAGCGCAAGCGAGCCCCGTTCGCGGCAAAACGGCGCCACCAGCAGCAAGGGGACAGTAGAAGGAGTCACCACGCGGCCGGCGCCCACGGGGAGCGATGggatgaggaggagaggggcgtCGATAACTTTGGAAGAGGGAGGCGTGGGAACGGGAGAAGGCGCGCGCACGGCGTGGCGATGAAGACGACAACGGGCGCGTGGGCGTGGTGGCTCCAAGAGAAAATGGGGACGTCCTATTCGACGCCTATTGCCCACAGGCTGGACGCTTCTGGCCCGGCCCAATAGCATCAGGTGCTTTCCGTTCTCTATTtcatttttgttttaatttttcttcCCAGTTTCCTTTTCCTCATATATTATTCATTTTTAGATTTCACTgtttatttgatttttttaattattttctaaTATGCATGAACAACTTTTGCTAATATATTACCATTTCTTCTAATATTCATCAACGTTTTTATACAAGTTTAAGTGTCCGCGCCCAAATGTGTGCCATGTGAAACTTTTCCATTTTTTTCTTTGGATTTAGGGAAGGTGGGTTCTATTATACGGGGTATATAAATATtatgtttttttgtttgtttcttaTAAGATTGTGGGCTTTGTTGGTTTGACCTCTTCTGGATTCTCATGGTAAAGGTGAAATTCTTTCAAAAGAGGAGCCCATAACGGGGAGAACTCCAAAGTGAACGGGATGAATTCTCCTTCCATAGTTTTCTATCGGTCTACCTCGCCTCGCGTGGTTGACCTCGCGCCAAAATATGAAAAAGAAATCCTGAACCTATGTTTGAGTTGTAGTTTAATTTTCTACTTGTGTTGTTTGTGTCGATGTTTCTATAAGAAAGACAACAATGTGCACACAATTATAAATTTCGCGGCTCACATCATGTACTAATGATGGTCATTTAAAAAAGTGGAACAAACAAATTTCGAGCGATTTCTAGGTTGAGCCATGTTAgcaaagaatggtttctccaaaaAATTAGGATAAATCCCTTACTAAAATGGTAGTGGGGCACAAACCCCTTTTGTATAATTGAAAACATTAACATAGGAAACCAAGATTCATCATTTATACCTGGAATGCCTTCATATACTAAATGAGAAAGAGTTGAAATAATAGACAAAAGTGGACGAATACAAAGCCAGTTCATATCACTTATGTTTCTAGTCTTTCGGAATCTCATCCAATACTAGTAAATGTCTTGTGGTCGACACTCAGGATGTTGTGGCTTTTTGGTACTGTAGATTGTTGGCCTTTGATCTTGTGTATTCAACTTTGGTGTGGTCTGTAGTTCTCATGGTTTCTTCCTTTATGATCGGAAGCTTCTTTCACGATAGCCCGGTGATGACCCAATGATTCAGCGATGTGCCTTGCAAAGCTTGTGTCCACGGCCATAGCACTTTCCAAAATCATAGATTCCAATCGGGCATGACTCAAGCATGCGGAGGTTCTCATGAGATAGAGTGTGCGTATTTATGAGCATGTACGTCGGTAGTGTGTTTCACAAGAAAAGAGCACGCGGTGATCCACCATAAGACATGCACTAGAAAGACACAAAAAGATACCAAGCCTTCTTTTTCCCAAGATATTACTAGGCGCTAATAGAAGTGATGCTCGAACATGGTTAAGTAGATTCCAACGAGAAACCTCAAAAAAACCCAAATATTGCTTGGGTCAAACCACAAGAAACAACAGCATGAACAAAAAGCGCCGACAGCAAATAACAAATTAACGCAACAAGGAAGAAGAACAGACAGATGCTCAAAACGCGCCCACTCTGCCTGAGCACGACATCCGCTTGGATGCGCCGATGGATGAAACACCGGCGTGTCATAGTGATCTGATGATCACCACCCACGCCGACGAGGTTAGCCGAGAATCCCGCCCGCTTTCGTGCTTCGCTCTTTTCCATCGCCCCTTCTCCACCGAGGCGGCGCCGGCCTTTAATTTGCTCCACCGGCCGTACGTGCTCATctggacgtatcaatcatccgCGCGGAGGCGATCGGCCTTCCCCTGCATCTTCCCACGGCTCGCTTTTGCAGATCGAAAGAGATGGCCATTTCTCGCGCACGGATTGACCAATCTAGCTCTGGCAACACGCCTAGTCCCGAGCTTTCACGCGACGCGACGGTGATGCAAATCAGCACCTGATCGATGCCCCGCGccagtagctagctagctagatcgTTTTTCATAGATTTCAGAAAGCGAGATCCATTGCTTAATCTCATCTTCGACGCAACTCCGAATGGAAAGCTTGGAAGCGGACACATGCAGAGCATGCCTTCTGCCTACCGAGGAACGCGTGACGGCTGAAGACGGGCGGGAAGCAGCGAATTTCTAACGCTacatattataaacacaaagtcaTCATGCAAATGCAGATCACTGTGATGTCGCTGTAATGGACCAAAATGCACAGCAGCAGGGGTCAGCCGGTTTAGGTCCATCCATGGCTAAAGAAGTTCAAAGTGTTCGCTTGCATGGCATGCAATCTTCGGCTTACATACATACATGCGAAACTCTAACACTACGTAACTGGAGAGTCAGGTCACCATCCAGTGCAGATCACTGTAATGTCGCTGTAATGGGTCGAAAGTCCAATGGCGCAGCAGGTTTGGTCAGCCAGTTAGGTCCATCTCTGACCATCCATGGTTGAACAAGTTTAAAGAGTTTGCTTGCATGAGATGCAATCTTCGGCTTTCATGCaaggcagatttttttttttttggaattgacTATTGAACACTTTGTGGCAATCTTCATTGAGGTGTCAATGCATGGCCTCGTGCGTACTTTATGTGCtgatatattttattttattttgaaagaaAGGCAAAAGGCTTGCCTTAATTCATTaatagagaagaagaaaaagtatGAACAATGTTACAACCCCACCATgggtgttataaaagcgacaagcaaatgacGAAAAACgatacaagaacacacgcaggggacacaagatttaacatgGAAAACTCCTTcccacacagaaggggaaaaaaccacgggcgccagccagcaaaacttcactatatcggggagtgtttacaaacgccgtgggttatcttataatctgattaaccctagccggcggc encodes:
- the LOC124656287 gene encoding B3 domain-containing protein Os11g0156000-like, translated to MAMHPLSQGHPQAWPWGVAMYTNLHYHHQYEREHLFEKPLTPSDVGKLNRLVIPKQHAERYFPLNGGDSPGEKDLLLSFEDEAGKPWRFRYSYWTSSQSYVLTKGWSRYVKEKQLEAGDVVHFERVRGLGTGDRLFIGCRRRGESAPPPPVRVPPPALSAGEQQPWSPMCYSTSGSYPTSPANSYAYRRSVEQDHSDMLHAGESQREADAKSSSMASAPPSRHLRLFGVNLDCGPEPEAEATTPMYDYTHQSPYAAVAMVPTYWGSS